TCGCGCTCACGAACCGGCCGATGGTGTTCCTGGTGCCCGACCTCGACACCTACGTCGGCGGTGTGCGGGGCTTCCTCTACGACTACGGCCCCACCGCGCCGGGGCCGCACGTCGACACCGCCGAGCAGGTCGTCGACCTGCTGCGCGACCTCGACGGCCTGCAGCGGCGCTACGCCGACGAGGTGGCCGCCTTCCACGCGCGGTTCAGCCGGTTCATGGACGGCCGTGCCGCCGAGCGGGTGGCGGCGGCCTTCTTCGGCACCGAGTCCTAGGATCACCCGATGCGCTCAGTCGACCTGCCCGACGCCCTCCCGGACGGCTCGCGGTTCATCCACATCGGCCTTCCGAAGACCGGGACGACGGCGCTGCAGGGCGCGCTCGACCGCGCCCGCCCCGAGCTCGAGGCGCTCGGCGCCCACAACGTCAACCACGGCCGGCACGAGATGCGGGTCGGCCAGGTCGCCGCGGGCGGCCTCGCCGACTTCTGGCAGGGCACCTGGGAGAGGCGCTGGGAGGAGCTGGCCAAGGAGTTCCGCGAGTCCGAGGCCCGGTGCACCTTCTGGTCGAGCGAGTCGCTGAGCCACGCCAGGGGGGAGCGGATCTCCTACCTCGCCGAGCAACTCGGCGCCGACACCCACGTCGTCGTCACGCTGCGGCCGCTGGCGCCGCTGATGGTGTCGCAGTGGCAGCAGTGGCTGCGCCGGCGCGGCACCCAGTCCCTGGAGGAGTGGGCGCAGAACCAGTTCGCCGCGGTGAGCGTCGCGGGCGAGGTGAGCCTCGACTACGTGAAGTTCATGCCGTCGCTGCACCGGTTCAGCCTGCGTCGGATCGTCGAGGAGTGGGGGCCGGTCTTCGGCGAGGACCGGATCGTCCTCGTCGTCCCCGACCCGGTCGACCGGCTGCACAACCTGCGGGTCTTCGAGCGCCTGATGGGCGTCCCCGAGGTGCTCCGGCTGGTGCCCGAGGGCAACGCCTCCCTGCCCTACCCCGAGGCCGAGATGCTGCGGTACTTCAACCGCGCCTGGACCGACCACGGCGGCGACCACCCCACCTGGATGGAGGTGATCGGTGTGCTGGCCCGGATCCCGCTGCGCGACTACACGAACACCACCACGCCCCACCCGATCCGCGCACCCCGCTGGGTCGCCGAGAAGGCCAACGAGTACGCCGTCGCGTGGAACGCCGCCGTCGAGGCCTCCGGCGTCACCGTCGTCGGCGACCTGGCCGACCTGGTCGTCGATCCCGCCGACTACCCCGAGGAGGTGGAGGTGCCCACCACGGTCGACGTCGAGAGCGCCGGCCGGCTGATGGACGTCGCGTTCACGGCTGCGCTCCAGCACGCGGGCAAGGCGGCCGCCGCCGCGCCTGCTCGGCCCGACCTCTCGACGTACGGCGGCCGCGAGCTGCTCGGCGAGCTCGGCCGTCGTGCCCGTCGGCGGGTGACGCGCAGGTGAGCCTGCTCCACGTCCCCGACGCGCACGCCGGGATGAACACCTTCGCCGTCCCCACCTGGTGGGCCTCGCTCGAGGACGAGCGGGTCAGCCGCGACGACGACGAGCTGCCCGACGTCACGGTGGTCGAGGTCGACCTCCCGACCGACCGCTCCCTGCTGGTGGTGGGTGCCGTCACCGAGCTGCTGCCCGAGCCGACGTCCGCGGGCCTCGCCGCCTGGGTGGACCAGGTGCGGGCGGTCCACTCCGGCGTTGCGCCGGTGCACGTCGCGGTCTCCCTCGACGAGGTCACCTCGCTCGACGAGCTCCTCACCCTCGCCTCCGGTCGCCGCTGGCCGCGCTTCGACGTCGCTGCCGCGGCCACCCACACCGACGCCGACCCGGTCCCGCCCCAGAGCGTGCCCGGCGGCCAGGACATCGCGCGGGCGTACGCCGACGCGATCGTCGCGCAGGTCGAGGTGCTGCTGCCACCCACCTGGCAGACCGCCGTCGACGGGGTCACCGACGCCACCGCCTGCATCAGCCGGGCCCTGGACACCGACCCCGACCTGGGCCCGGCCCAGGCGCGTGCGCTGCGCGAGGCCTGCCGTGCCGCCCTCGCCGAGCTGGAGGCCGACGGGGTGACCATCAGCGGGCCCCGCGACGCGCTGCTCTGGCCGGTCCCGGCCGAGCGCGGCATGGTTCCGATCGACGTCGCCGCCGACGCCGCGATCGAGGTGATGCTGGGCCAGCTCGAGCGTCCGGCCGACCTCGCGCCGGACCGGCCGGTCGTCGTACCGGTGGAGGAGCTGCCTGCCCGCGCCCTCGTGGCCCGGTTGAGGGGGGCGCGATGAACGACGTCGAGCCGCTGCCCGACGGCACCACGCTGGTGCACATCGGTCCCTACAAGACGGGCACCACCGCGATGCAGGGGGCGCTGTGGGACGCCCGCCCTGCGCTGGCCGCGCACGGCGTCGCCTACCCCGGTGAGCTCGCCCACGAGATGAACGCCGCGATGGCGGTCGCCCTGGGCCGGGTCGACCCGGGCAAGGACATCGACGCCTTCCGTGAGCGCTGGTACGCCCTCGTCGCCGAGCTGCGGGCCCGCCGGCCCCGGATCGGCGTGCTCAGCAGCGAGGTCTACTGCGAGGCCACCGACGAGGGCGCCCGCACCGTCCTCGACGTCCTGGGGCCGCGGACCCACGTCGTGATCACCGTGCGCCCGATCGTGCGGCTGCTCGGGTCGCAGTGGCAGCAGTACGGGCAGAACGTCCCCGTGCCGCCGTACGACGAGTGGCTGCGGCAGGTCCTCGAGCAGGCCGACGCACCCGAGGGCGGGGCGACCACGCCCTCCTTCTGGCTGCGGCACCGGCACGACCGCCTGGTCGAGCGCTGGGTCGGGCTCGTCGGCGCCGACCGGGTCACGGTGATCGTCGTCGACGACCGCGACCACCGCGGGCTCCCGGCGGCCTTCGAGGGCCTGCTCGGGCTCCCCGACGGCCTGCTCCGGCCGCCGGCCGACAAGACGAACCGGTCGCTGACCTTCGCCGAGGCGACCCTGATGCAGGCGCTCGTCGACCGGACCGCCCGGGCGCCGTGGACCAGCGCCGACCACGGCAGGTTCATCCGCTTCGGCGCCGCGCGCGGGCTGCAGGCCGCGCCCCCCGACCCTGCCGCCGAGCGGCTGCTCACCCCCGGCTGGGCGATCGACCGGGCCCTCGAGATCGGAGCCGGGATGGCCGAGCGGATCGGCGCGTCCGGGGCGCGGGTGATCGGCGACCTCGGCCTGCTCTCCGACCGGGCGCTGGCGCCGGCCGAGGGCGAGAACACCCCGGTCACCGCGGTCGATCCCGGCGCCGCGGCGGCCCTGGCCGTCGGCATCATCAGCAAGCTCACCGGGGTCCACCCCCGCCCCGAGCACCGCGAGCTCGCCGGCCCGGTCGAGCGCGCGGTCTGGTCCCGGCACCGCGCGGTCGCCGAGCACTGGGACGCCGAGCGTGACCAGGACGGCGCCCGTCGTACGGCGGCTCGCGAGCTGGCCCGCCGCGCCCGCCGGCGACTCGGCGGTTGAACGACCAGCGTGGGAGACTGCCTGCCATGACGAGGAATGTCGCCGTCCTGCTCGCCGGTGGTGTCGGGAGCCGGGTCGGACTCGACATCCCGAAGCAGCTGATCAAGGTCGCGGGCAAGACCCTGCTCGAGCACACCCTGCTCGCGCTCCACGACCACGCCGACGTCGACGAGGTCGTCGTGATGATGACTCCCGGGCACACCGACGCGGTCCGCGACATCACCCGCGGCGGCGGCTACCCCAAGGTCACCGCGATCCTCGAGGGCGGCGAGACGCGCAACGACACCACGCAGCGCGCGATCGACCACCTCATCGCGTCCGGCGACGCCGCGCAGACCCGGATCCTGCTCCACGACGCGGTCCGCCCGCTGGTCACGCCGCGGATCATCGGCGAGTGCTTCACCGCGCTCGAGCGCTACCCGGCCGTCGACGTCGCGATCCCGTCTGCCGACACGATCATCGAGGTCGCCGCCGACGACACCATCCGCAGCATCCCGCCGCGCGCCTCGCTGCGCCGGGGCCAGACCCCGCAGGCGTTCCGCCTCGACGTCCTCGCCCGTGCCTACGAGATCGCCGCCGGCGACCCGGACTTCACCGCCACCGACGACTGCAGCGTGGTGCTGAAGTACCTGCCCGACGAGCCGATCATCGTGGTCCACGGCGACGACCGGAACATGAAGGTCACCGAGCCGATCGACGTCTTCATCGCCGACAAGCTGTTCCAGCTCACCGGCATCGACCTGCCGCGCGCGAAGGACGACGCGGGCTACCGCGCCGCCCTCGAGGGCAAGACGATGGTCGTGTTCGGCGGCAGCTACGGCATCGGCGCCGACATCGCCGAGCTCGCGCAGTCGTACGGCGCCACGGTGCTCACCTTCAGCCGCTCGACCACCAACACCGACGTGGGCCGCCGCGCCGACGTCGCCGCCGCGGCGAAGGAGGCGATCGCCAAGGCCGGCACCATCGACTTCGTCGTCAACACGGCTGGGGTGCTGCCGCGCGGTGAGCTCCTCGAGACGACCGAGGAGACGGTCTATGCCGCCACCGAGATCAACTACCTCGGCCCGATCTTCATCGCCCAGGAGTTCTACCCGCACCTGGCCGCCAGCAAGGGCGCGCTGCTGCTGTTCACCTCGAGCTCCTACACCCGCGGCCGCAGCGGCTACAGCCTCTACTCCTCGGCCAAGGCCGCCACGGTCAACCTGACCCAGGCGCTCGCCGACGAGTGGGCCGACGCGGGCGTGCGGGTCAACTGCATCAACCCCGAGCGGACCGCCACCCCGATGCGCACCAAGGCCTTCGGCCAGGAGGCGCCCGGCACCCTGCTCGACTCCCAGACCGTCGCGCACACCTCGGTCGACGTGCTCATCTCCGACCAGTCGGGGCACGTCTACGACGTCCGCAAGGACGATCCCTTCAGCCTCGGCGACTGAGCCTGCCCCGCAGCCCCTTCGGGGGTACGCCGGCCGCGGGCCCGGGCGCGGCGTCGCCGGGAGTCGCCAGCCGCTGGGCCGCGAGGGCCAGGCCGGCGCCGAACCACGCGGCCACGCCGGCGTCCACGGTCGTCGGGGGCTCGGGCGTCGCGGAGACGCCGCTGGTCGGCGTCGCGGAGATCGAGTCGAGGTCGCCGTACACCTGGACGCCGAGGTCGCGGATCGTCGAGGCCATCGCGGCCCCGATCGCGTTCGCGCGGTCGACTGCCCAGTCCGGCGTGACGAGCGACGCCTCGTCGGGTCCGGGCTCGCGCTCCTTGAGGTGGTCCTTGAGGTGGCGGAACAACCGGACGTAGTGGTCGGGCTGCAGGCCGAGGCCGGCGTAGCTGGCGTTGAAGCGGCGCAGCAGCTCTGCCTCGTCGGCGCTCAGCGACCGGTTCTCCCGGGCGTCCTGGCCGGCGAGCGTCTCGGGGCGCAGGCCGAGGAGCCGCTCGAAGGCGTGGGGGAGGAAGGCGTGGTCGCGCGGGTCGAGGACGATGACGACCACCCGCTCGGGGCCGACGTGCCCGGCCCACCGGCGCGCGAGCGCGTCGTGGCGGTGCCGGTTCCAGAACTCGCGGGGCTCCGGGGCGGAGACGTCCTCGGCGAGGACCATCCGCAGCCAGGCGTCGTAGGTGTGGGGACTCTGTCGCTGCAGGCCCTGCTGGTACTGCGACGACAGGATCCGGGCGAGCGGGCGCAGGGTGATCGCCACCCACAGGTCCTCGCTGCCGAGCTCTCCGATGATCCGCGCGACCTGCTCGTCGGTGGCGTCCGACAAGAACTCGCTGCTGAACACGCGACGCTCGGGCCCGGGAGCCGTGAACCCCTCGACCACCGCCCGCCAGGCCTTCGCGGCGCGGGCCGGGTCGCGGCCGGCGACCATCCGGTCCGTGACGTAGCGCGCCGCCCGCGCATCGTGCTGGCTGCGCGAGAGGTAGCGGACACCTTGCTGTGCCGCGTCGCTGCGAGCCTGGTGGAACGCGCTCTGCAGGGCCGTCGTGCCGGTCTTGTGCGGGCCGACGTGCAGCAGGCGCGCCCCGGTGGGCAGGGCGGACGGCGTCGACATGGGTCCGAGCCTAGGAGACCGCTGCCGCGTGTGACGCAGCCCACCGGGCCGACCCGTTCCCGGGCTCCGCGGGCAGGCGTACCGTTGAGGCGTCCCGGAACCCCGGGACGACACCACTGAGCACAACGTCCGGTACCCACACCGGCTCGCGCCGCACGGCGCGAGTGGTCGGAGGGACGGGAACGAAAGGTTCACGATGTCCCCCAAGCTCTCCGTGGGTGTGATCGGCGCGGGTCGCGTCGGCGCCGTCCTCGCTGCGGGTCTCCGCACGGCAGGCCACCCCGTCGTCGCCGCTGCCGGTGAGTCCGACGCCTCGCGCCGTCGCGCCGCCGACCTCCTGCCGGGCGTCGCGATGCGCAAGCCGAGCGACGTCGCCCGCGAGGCCGACCTGCTGCTGCTCACCGTGCCCGACGACATGCTCCCCAACGTGGTCGAGGTGCTGGCCGACAGCGGCGCGCTGCACGCCGGCCAGGTCGTCGCCCACACCTCCGGGCGCCACGGCCTGGCCGTGCTCGCCCCCGCCGCAGCCGTCGGCGCCCGGGTGATCGCGCTGCACCCCGCGATGACCTTCACCGGCACCGCCGTCGACCTCGAGCGCCTCCACGGCTGCGTCTTCGGCCTGACCGCCGGCGCGGCCGAGCGTGAGCTCGCCGAGTCCCTCGTCGCCGACCTCGGCGGCCGCCCGACGTGGGTGCCCGAGGAGATGCGCACGCTCTACCACGCGGGCCTCGCCCACGGCGCCAACCACTTGGTCACCCTCGTCAGCGAGGCCATGGGCCTGCTCAGCGCCGCCGGTGTCGACGACCCGGCCGGCACGCTGCGCCCGCTGCTCGACGCCGCCCTCGACAACGCCCTCGCCCACGGCGACGCTGCGCTGACCGGCCCGATCGTCCGCGGCGACGTCCAGACCGTGGCGGCCCACCTCAAGGACATCTC
This genomic interval from Nocardioides kongjuensis contains the following:
- a CDS encoding Rossmann-like and DUF2520 domain-containing protein, with the translated sequence MSPKLSVGVIGAGRVGAVLAAGLRTAGHPVVAAAGESDASRRRAADLLPGVAMRKPSDVAREADLLLLTVPDDMLPNVVEVLADSGALHAGQVVAHTSGRHGLAVLAPAAAVGARVIALHPAMTFTGTAVDLERLHGCVFGLTAGAAERELAESLVADLGGRPTWVPEEMRTLYHAGLAHGANHLVTLVSEAMGLLSAAGVDDPAGTLRPLLDAALDNALAHGDAALTGPIVRGDVQTVAAHLKDISANAPDTVPSYVAMAWATLDRAVTDGRLLPIRARAIGTVLSAYGERRVLPTHRVDSL
- a CDS encoding bifunctional cytidylyltransferase/SDR family oxidoreductase, with protein sequence MTRNVAVLLAGGVGSRVGLDIPKQLIKVAGKTLLEHTLLALHDHADVDEVVVMMTPGHTDAVRDITRGGGYPKVTAILEGGETRNDTTQRAIDHLIASGDAAQTRILLHDAVRPLVTPRIIGECFTALERYPAVDVAIPSADTIIEVAADDTIRSIPPRASLRRGQTPQAFRLDVLARAYEIAAGDPDFTATDDCSVVLKYLPDEPIIVVHGDDRNMKVTEPIDVFIADKLFQLTGIDLPRAKDDAGYRAALEGKTMVVFGGSYGIGADIAELAQSYGATVLTFSRSTTNTDVGRRADVAAAAKEAIAKAGTIDFVVNTAGVLPRGELLETTEETVYAATEINYLGPIFIAQEFYPHLAASKGALLLFTSSSYTRGRSGYSLYSSAKAATVNLTQALADEWADAGVRVNCINPERTATPMRTKAFGQEAPGTLLDSQTVAHTSVDVLISDQSGHVYDVRKDDPFSLGD